A stretch of Coccidioides posadasii str. Silveira chromosome 2, complete sequence DNA encodes these proteins:
- a CDS encoding uncharacterized protein (EggNog:ENOG410PI67~COG:S~TransMembrane:1 (i75-92o)~BUSCO:4174at33183), producing MKARIPLRRFAGVTSAPARPFFLQPQTIPWTCRRCLRQKQKLIHSTDARGNYSTAVFRTKASSSGGSHKKRPRRALKYAAAGGTLGATALAFSDDIKHGYNAAERTGRVITALAVCINDYRVTLNQNSGSDEEKAAILKACHKRCAERTLRVLEKNGSIFIKLGQHLSSMGYLLPLEWTTTFIPLQDKCPVSSYESVEEMFVKDTGHRIDELFSSFEREPIGAASLAQVHIAVLKENGQKVAVKVQHPALAEWVPLDLALTRFTFSMLKKFFPEYDLEWLSNEMDMSLPQELDFRMEAENARRAREYFETRTKAPLVIPEVMWAKERILVMDFISGHRPDDLEYLDSNKIDRDEVSAALAHIFNEMIFGEDAPLHCDPHGGNIAIRKNNLRRKPNFDIILYDHGLYRDIPRETRRAYAKLWLSIVEADEKGMRKYAHEVAGITNDEFPLFASAITGRDYSVVASKAIASSRSVDEKKVISDAMGDGMLQDLVTLLGKVPRIILLILKTNDLTRSLDENLHTRHGPLRAFLILARYATCTVFEEQMESIRQHGSIFWPRNFLQFIRAWASYLRVEMKLGIYERWLSVRGRLGLANQLL from the exons ATGAAAGCCCGGATCCCTCTTCGAAGGTTCGCCGGTGTCACGAGCGCTCCTGCAAGGCCTTTCTTTCTCCAACCGCAGACGATCCCATGGACATGTCGAAGGTGTCTCCGGCAAAAACAAAAGCTTATACATTCTACAGATGCGCGCGGAAATTATTCGACTGCTGTGTTCAGAACAAAGGCCTCTTCGTCGGGTGGAAGTCATAAAAAGAGACCTCGGCGCGCGTTGAAATATGCTGCGGCGGGAGGCACACTGGGTGCCACAGCGCTTGCGTTTTCGGATGATATAAAGCACGGGTACAATGCTGCTGAGAGGACTGGAAGGGTTATTACCGCACTGGCAGTGTGTATTAACGA TTATAGGGTAACCCTGAACCAAAACTCAGGCTCCGACGAGGAAAAAGCCGCGATCCTTAAGGCCTGCCATAAGCGATGCGCCGAACGGACACTACGTGTGCTCGAAAAAAATGGTTCAATATTCATAAAGCTCGGACAACACTTGAGTAGTATGGGTTATTTGTTGCCGCTGGAGTGGACGACGACTTTCATCCCTCTTCAGGACAAATGTCCCGTTTCCTCGTATGAATCCGTTGAAGAGATGTTCGTCAAAGATACGGGACACAGGATAGATGAGCTATTCTCTAGCTTTGAGAGGGAACCGATAGGCGCGGCTTCCCTAGCGCAAGTGCATATTGCCGTGCTAAAGGAGAATGGGCAAAAGGTTGCGGTCAAAGTCCAGCACCCTGCATTGGCGGAATGGGTTCCGCTGGATTTGGcacttacaagattcacgTTCTCAATGCTGAAAAAGTTCTTCCCGGAGTATGACCTCGAGTGGTTATCAAACGAAATGGATATGTCGCTACCCCAGGAGTTAGATTTTCGTATGGAGGCGGAAAATGCAAGGAGGGCGAGAGAATACTTTGAGACGAGAACAAAAGCACCTTTAGTCATCCCAGAAG TTATGTGGGCAAAGGAACGAATCCTCGTCATGGACTTCATTTCTGGGCATCGACCCGATGATCTCGAGTACCTCGACTCCAATAAAATCGATCGAGATGAAGTCTCAGCGGCCCTCGCACACATCTTCAATGAAATGATATTTGGCGAGGACGCACCTCTCCACTGTGACCCTCATGGTGGAAACATTGCTATCCGCAAAAATAATTTACGGCGTAAGCCCAACTTTGATATTATCCTCTATGACCATGGGCTCTATCGTGACATACCTAGAGAAACCCGAAGAGCCTACGCCAAACTATGGCTTTCTATCGTGGAAGCAGACGAGAAAGGAATGCGAAAGTATGCACATGAGGTGGCTGGTATAACGAATGATGAATTCCCGCTTTTCGCCAGCGCCATCACAGGCAGAGACTATAGTGTTGTGGCAAGCAAGGCAATCGCATCTTCGAGATCTGTCGACGAAAAGAAGGTTATCTCCGACGCCATGGGCGACGGAATGCTACAGGACCTGGTCACTTTGCTGGGCAAAGTACCGCGGATCATTCTATTAATCCTTAAGACAAATGATCTAA CTCGATCCCTCGATGAAAACCTACATACTCGTCACGGCCCTCTGCGTGCATTTCTTATCCTCGCTCGCTATGCGACATGTACCGTCTTCGAGGAACAGATGGAATCCATTCGCCAACACGGTAGCATTTTTTGGCCACGTAACTTCCTGCAATTTATCCGTGCATGGGCGTCATACCTTCGCGTGGAAATGAAATTGGGAATATATGAGCGGTGGCTGTCGGTGAGAGGGAGATTAGGGCTGGCAAACCAGCTTCTCTAG
- a CDS encoding uncharacterized protein (EggNog:ENOG410PIKK~COG:C~TransMembrane:2 (i127-149o169-189i)~BUSCO:7057at33183), which translates to MSPSDTNLSGGVAGSSRKQQISHHPEPHSSVPQLHPNASPPPGSSPLTSIQIYSTRIPQAWVTPFCGASAGIASGIVTCPLDVIKTKLQAQGGFQLRRNGKLVDTGTLYKGMLGTGRMIWKDEGVRGLYRGLGPMLLGYLPTWAIYLTIYDQSREYFWEKTENWWMARGYASLTAGACSTVATNPIWVIKTRLMSQSFTPSTNGYRAPWYYKSTLDAARKMYASEGIAAFYSGLTPALLGLSHVAIQFPLYEYFKMAFTGFGIGEHPDEGNTHWLGISAATFLSKICASTATYPHEVLRTRLQTQQRGDPAPSPEGIAFRGGLEQPQDHGRPPGLGAGASSSDGMRNRPRYSGVIRTFQTILKEEGWRAFYAGIGTNLFRAVPAAMTTMLTYEYLRNIIHYTQHEGDRILTEETASAY; encoded by the exons ATGTCTCCCAGCGACACCAACCTGTCTGGGGGTGTCGCCGGCTCATCCCGGAAGCAGCAGATCTCACATCATCCAGAACCACATTCTTCCGTCCCACAACTGCACCCAAATGCGTCGCCTCCTCCGGGATCCTCTCCTCTAACCAGTATTCAGATATACTCCACGCGCATCCCTCAAGCATGGGTTACGCCGTTCTGTGGAGCAAGTGCGGGTATCGCATCCGGAATAGTGACTTGTCCCTTGGACGTTATCAAAACAAAGCTACAAGCCCAAGGTGGATTCCAGCTAAGGCGAAATGGAAAGCTGGTCGACACGGGCACGTTGTACAAGGGGATGTTAGGAACCGGAAGAATGATCTGGAAAGATGAAGGCGTCCGCGGATTATATCGAGGGCTAGGGCCCATGCTTTTGGGATACCTGCCAACTTGGGCCATCTATTTAACGATCTACGATCAGTCTAGAGAGTATTTCTGGGAAAAGACAG AAAATTGGTGGATGGCCCGTGGTTATGCATCCCTCACGGCTGGAGCCTGCTCAACGGTGGCCACAAACCCGATTTGGGTCATTAAAACGAGGCTCATGTCGCAAAGTTTTACTCCCTCAACCAATGGTTATCGTGCCCCCTGGTATTACAAAAGCACGCTAGATGCTGCTCGCAAGATGTATGCGAGTGAAGGAATAGCCGCATTCTATTCTGGCCTTACCCCTGCCTTGCTTGGTCTATCCCATGTCGCCATCCAGTTTCCTCTTTACGAATACTTCAAAATGGCCTTTACAGGGTTTGGGATTGGAGAGCATCCAGACGAAGGTAATACTCACTGGCTAGGAATCAGCGCTGCTACTTTCCTTAGCAAAATCTGTGCCAGTACAGCCACATATCCTCACGAAGTGCTGCGAACTCGCTTGCAAACACAGCAACGAGGTGATCCAGCTCCATCTCCTGAAGGAATCGCATTTCGTGGCGGTTTGGAACAGCCTCAGGACCATGGCCGACCGCCAGGTTTAGGCGCTGGTGCATCATCTTCAGATGGCATGCGCAATCGCCCACGCTACAGCGGAGTGATTCGCACGTTTCAAACTATTCTTAAGGAAGAGGGATGGCGGGCATTTTATGCCGGAATTGGCACAAATCTATTTCGTGCAGTTCCGGCCGCGATGACTACGATGTTGACTTACGAATATTTGCGGAATATCATACATTACACTCAACACGAGGGAGATAGAATCTTGACCGAGGAAACGGCGTCGGCTTATTAA
- the QCR7 gene encoding Cytochrome b-c1 complex subunit 7 (EggNog:ENOG410PRDI~COG:C), with the protein MSLSNIVARTFDVPWVKRMAMPLAQWYTNAAGYRQMGLRYDDLIPEENDVVQQALKRLPPKEAYDRIYRLRRAFQLSLQQQILPVSEHTKPQEDVRYLRPLIEEVEREQKEREDLDAMVIKR; encoded by the exons ATGTCGCTTTCTAACATTGTCGCCCGCACCTTCGATGTGCCGTGGGTAAAGCGAATGGCAATGCCGTTGGCCCAGTGGTACACCAATGCCGCCGGATACAGACAGATGGGACTCAG ATATGACGATCTGATCCCCGAAGAGAACGATGTTGTCCAGCAGGCCCTCAAGAGACTTCCTCCCAAGGAGGCTTATGACCGTATCTACCGCCTCCGACGAGCATTCCAA CTCTCATTGCAGCAGCAGATTCTGCCAGTGAGCGAGCACACCAAGCCGCAGGAG GATGTCCGCTACCTCCGCCCTCTCATTGAAGAGGTTGAGCGCGAGCAAAAGGAGCGTGAGGATTTGGATGCCATGGTTATCAAGAGATAG
- a CDS encoding uncharacterized protein (SECRETED:SignalP(1-17)~EggNog:ENOG410PKC4~COG:G), whose product MKYTSALLAGFSALASAGVLPGQFEKGIPVGEDGRGAPFAGATNREIDLQNPSALGASTDTDSGTVPNLKWSFSLSKLKMFHGGWLREQVKTDLPASNDIAGAQVHMSKGAIRQMHWHRVAEWGYVYAGRILLSAVDENGQFQLDYLDVGDMYYFPKGTAHSLQGMEDENEVLLCFDDGDFSRVGTTFMINDWITHTPKSVLAKNFGVPEGTFDTSWNPDPHVVNSTVSMKNVTGPAGELMGNSSYVFHSHPSQHKEVPGRGGTIQIVDSRNFPISKTIAATVVTLKPGGLRELHWHPTAEEWLYFHQGTARATVYIGAGNTRTFDFQAGDAGVFPDNSGHYVENLSETEDLIYLEIYKADRVADISLGQWLALTPSDMAAAAINVPIEVIENIKKEKQLLIDPHFA is encoded by the exons ATGAAGTACACTTCAGCTCTTCTCGCCGGCTTCTCAGCGCTCGCGAGCGCAGGAGTTTTGCCGGGACAGTTCGAGAAGGGTATTCCCGTTGGCGAGGATGGCAGGGGTGCTCCATTTGCTG GTGCTACCAACCGCGAAATCGATTTGCAGAACCCCAGCGCCCTCGGTGCATCCACTGACACGGATAGTGGTACCGTTCCAAATCTGAAATGGAGTTTCTCTCTTTCGAAACTCAAGATGTTCCACGGCGGCTGGCTACGTGAACAGGTCAAGACAGATTTACCAGCCAGTAATGACATTGCTGGCGCTCAAGTGCACATGAGCAAAGGAGCAATTCgacagatgcattggcacCGAGTT GCCGAATGGGGTTATGTGTACGCCGGCCGAATTCTCCTATCCGCTGTCGATGAAAACGGCCAATTCCAGCTGGACTACCTCGACGTTGGAGACATGTATTATTTCCCCAAGGGAACCGCTCATTCTCTTCAGG GTATGGAGGATGAAAACGAAGTCCTGCTGTGCTTCGACGACGGTGACTTCTCTCGCGTTGG AACCACATTTATGATTAACGATTGGATTACCCATACGCCAAAGTCTGTCCTTGCTAAGAACTTCGGCGTTCCCGAGGGTACCTTCGACACATCGTGGAACCCCGATCCTCATGTTGTTAACTCGACTGTCAGCATGAAGAATGTGACTGGTCCGGCAGGAGAGTTGATGGGTAACAGCTCCTATGTGTTCCACAGCCACCCGTCGCAGCACAAGGAGGTTCCTGGACGTGGAGGAACTATCCAGATTGTTGATTCACGCAACTTCCCCATCTCCAAGACCATTGCTGCAACTGTCGTCACCCTCAAACCAGGCGGTCTCCGAGAACTCCACTGGCATCCAACT GCTGAGGAATGGCTCTACTTCCACCAAGGTACTGCACGCGCAACCGTGTACATCGGTGCCGGCAACACTCGAACCTTTGACTTCCAAGCAGGTGATGCTGGTGTCTTCCCAGACAATAGCG GTCATTATGTTGAAAATCTCTCCGAGACCGAAGACCTTATCTACCTCGAAATTTACAAGGCTGACCGGGTTGCTGACATCTCTCTCGGCCAATGGCTTGCCCTGACTCCATCGGACatggctgctgctgccatCAACGTACCCATCGAGGTCATtgagaatatcaagaaggAGAAGCAGTTGTTGATTGATCCACATTTCGCCTAA
- the MAG1 gene encoding 3-methyladenine DNA glycosylase (EggNog:ENOG410PJVX~COG:L): MAARRSARISAATQKAATKTTEQMSEVKNIVSKRAQKSRVDKPAATKTSIQSSSSAGKRAAKGTTSRGPQSAAPGPSAPRKRKREASHDGERPAAPSTPPPFIPTLRPKPASSAHPDLNRPVDPHRTTATLVTPHGTHLTAYPRTIEEASPSKTGIPRPTATTGNILEQGLAHLLKVDPKLRSVIEKYPSPPFSPSDLAEEIDPFQALASGIIGQQVSGAAAKSIKKKFVALFHKGLAVAGTTGALADATEVKSENAKQANDYDYGTNTEKSINENDRKSEDGAVRFPTPEEVMKCDLATLRTAGLSQRKAEYIQGLAEKFVNGELSARMLLTASDEDVLEKLIAVRGLGKWSVEMFSVFGLKRMDVFSTGDLGVQRGMAAFVGRDIAKLKAKGGGKFKYMAEKEMLEIAAPFAPYRSLFMWYMWRWENVDLAVMQN, translated from the exons ATGGCCGCTCGACGCTCTGCCCGTATCAGCGCTGCGACGCAAAAAGCAGCCACAAAAACGACAGAGCAGATGTCAGAAGTAAAAAATATCGTCAGTAAACGAGCCCAGAAAAGTCGGGTTGACAAACCCGCAGCGACGAAGACATCGATCCAATCGAGCTCGAGCGCTGGAAAAAGGGCAGCTAAAGGGACGACTTCACGAGGGCCCCAATCCGCTGCTCCTGGACCGTCGGCTccaaggaaaagaaaacggGAAGCCAGCCACGATGGGGAGAGACCTGCTGCCCCATCCACACCTCCCCCTTTCATTCCAACCCTCAGGCCCAAACCGGCGTCTTCAGCACACCCGGACCTAAATCGCCCGGTTGATCCGCACCGCACAACGGCAACACTCGTTACTCCCCACGGAACACATCTAACAGCCTATCCACGAACCATCGAGGAGGCTTCTCCCTCGAAAACAGGTATTCCCCGTCCCACCGCAACAACGGGAAATATCCTCGAGCAGGGCCTGGCCCACCTGTTGAAAGTCGACCCGAAATTGCGCTCAGTGATTGAAAAATACCCATCCCCACCGTTTTCACCCTCTGATTTGGCCGAGGAGATTGACCCGTTCCAGGCCCTAGCCAGCGGCATCATTGGACAACAGGTTTCAGGTGCCGCGGCGAAGTCGATCAAGAAGAAGTTCGTGGCTCTGTTCCACAAGGGCCTAGCAGTAGCTGGTACTACGGGGGCTCTTGCCGATGCCACAGAAGTTAAGAGCGAAAATGCCAAACAGGCAAATGACTATGACTACGGGACAAACACGGAAAAGAGTATCAATGAAAATGATAGGAAAAGTGAGGATGGTGCCGTGCGCTTTCCAACCCCGGAAGAGGTTATGAAGTGCGATCTTGCGACTCTTCGCACAGCCGGTCTATCCCAGCGAAAAGCGGAATACATCCAAGGCCTAGCGGAGAAGTTCGTCAACGGGGAGTTGAGCGCGCGCATGTTGCTAACTGCGAGCGATGAGGACGTTCTTGAGAAGCTTATCGCGGTGCGTGGACTGGGGAAGTGGTCGGTAGAGATGTTTTCCGTTTTTGGTCTCAAGAGGATGGATGTGTTTTCTACGGGAGATCTGGGGGTGCA GCGAGGCATGGCAGCGTTTGTCGGACGCGACATTGCGAAACTTAAAGCTAAGGGAGGCGGCAAGTTCAAGTACATGGCGGAAAAGGAGATGCTAGAGATTGCGGCGCCCTTTGCGCCGTATAGAAGCTTATTTATGTGGTATATGTGGCGGTGGGAGAATGTTGATTTGGCAGTTATGCAAAATTAG
- a CDS encoding uncharacterized protein (EggNog:ENOG410PJE6~COG:E~TransMembrane:12 (i45-64o84-115i127-150o170-191i203-227o247-264i285-307o336-358i387-408o414-432i453-478o484-505i)~BUSCO:5062at33183) yields MAHDSMVLEEGKDRGPAPSSALEKSGPAEVVVNASGHKQELERNFSLLSICGVGITTGNTWIAMGGSISVAIFNGGPPGIIYEFIVVAICYWFVAASVAELASAIPSAAGVYHWASMTAGKRYGRPVGFFAGYWNCLAWMFGAASISSILGNQLLAMYTLFHPEREVQPWNVFVVYIVCTIFCCATVLFGNRFLPYTGHLGSILIIGGVIVSILVCATMPHVNGLGYASNSFVWKDWQNQTGYESNAFVFLAGMLNGAYTVGALDVTSHMAEEIPRPSRNIPKAILAQMVIGFVTAIPYMVALLYAINDLDAVLTTNTPFPLAEIYYQATGSRGGALGLLIVMFFPTFLTCIGCYLTAGRTLWTLARDNATPFSPWMSRINPTFRNPFNATLACGAVVVALGCIYVGSKTAFNAFVGSFAVLSSLSYVTAILPHLLSGRRSINPGRFYMKGPLGFLVNGISCSYVIAFVVIFCFPYALPTDAETMNYTSLITGGLSIFVAIWWFVTRSSYKGPNAIPLGEILLAPEVHSV; encoded by the exons ATGGCCCATGATTCCATGGTCTTGGAGGAAGGCAAAGATCGTGGACCTGCTCCTTCGAGTGCATTGGAGAAGTCGGGCCCCGCGGAAGTAGTGGTCAACGCCTCGGGCCATAAGCAGGAACTAGAGCGTAACTTTAGTTTGCTCAGTATCTGTGGCGTAGGTATCACCACCGGGAACACATGGATAGCCATGGGCGGTAGCATT TCCGTGGCTATCTTCAATGGTGGCCCACCCGGGATTATATATGAATT TATCGTCGTTGCGATCTGTTACTGGTTCGTCGCAGCCTCGGTTGCGGAATTAGCTTCTGCGATCCCATCCGCCGCGGGAG TATATCATTGGGCAAGTATGACGGCTGGCAAAAGGTATGGCCGCCCAGTCGGGTTCTTCGCCGGATATTGGAACTGCCTCGCCTGGATGTTCGGCGCGGCATCGATCTCCTCCATTCTTGGAAATCAGCTCCTTGCAATGTATACGCTCTTTCACCCCGAGCGGGAAGTGCAGCCATGGAACGTGTTCGTAGTCTACATCGTCTGCACGATATTTTGCTGCGCTACTGTCCTCTTTGGAAACCGATTTCTCCCATACACCGGCCACCTGGGCTCAATTCTGATTATCGGAGGAGTTATTGTGAGCATTCTGGTCTGCGCCACCATGCCCCACGTCAATGGCTTGGGTTATGCATCGAATAGCTTTGTCTGGAAAGACTGGCAAAATCAAACCGGGTATGAGAGCAATGCCTTCGTTTTCCTGGCAGGTATGTTGAATGGTGCATACACGGTTGGGGCTCTTGACGTCACCTCTCATATGGCAGAAGAAATTCCAAG ACCAAGTCGAAACATTCCCAAGGCAATCCTGGCACAAATGGTAATCGGTTTCGTGACTGCTATTCCATATATGGTTGCTCTCTTGTACGCAATCAACGACCTCGACGCCGTGTTAACCACGAACACCCCGTTTCCCCTGGCCGAAATCTACTATCAGGCGACGGGATCAAGGGGCGGTGCTCTCGGTCTTCTCATTGTCATGTTCTTCCCGACCTTCTTGACATGCATTGGCTGTTACCTCACCGCAGGTCGTACTCTCTGGACCCTTGCGCGTGACAACGCCACTCCATTCAGTCCTTGGATGTCACGCATCAATCCCACATTCCGCAATCCCTTCAATGCCACACTGGCCTGCGGTGCGGTAGTAGTCGCCCTCGGCTGCATATACGTCGGGTCAAAAACTGCATTTAACGCATTTGTAGGCTCCTTCGCCGTCCTCTCCTCACTCTCTTATGTTACAGCGATCTTGCCACATCTCCTTAGTGGCCGAAGAAGCATCAATCCAGGCCGCTTCTACATGAAAGGCCCGCTTGGCTTCCTCGTCAATGGAATCTCGTGCTCATACGTTATCGCTTTTGTCGTCATTTTCTGCTTTCCGTACGCGCTACCCACGGATGCAGAGACGATGAATTACACGTCTCTTATAACGGGAGGCTTGTCTATTTTCGTGGCCATATGGTGGTTTGTGACAAGGAGCTCGTACAAAGGTCCGAACGCAATCCCGCTGGGCGAAATTTTACTAGCGCCTGAGGTACATTCAGTGTGA
- a CDS encoding uncharacterized protein (SECRETED:SignalP(1-22)~EggNog:ENOG410PNH7~COG:S~BUSCO:9028at33183), translating into MAFIKFLLPVLAVAGLATAAAGDCDGRTIRNQGDADGLASCRTIEGDLEISSKVAGSISINGVQRITGSLICKEAEDLRELSASSLSKIEDTFMLSGLTRLSDLRFDALTEVDNINFEALPALQQLTFSKVVTKASKLRVTNTDLRNLNGIDLETVGDMEISNNPHMTEVNVNKITNATGFVSFSANSVNLKIMFPNLQNALNMTFRNASEVSLPSLKKTTGLLGFYSNFFEDFSAPNLTSTGDLVLVDNSKLSNISLPALETVRGAFQIANNTALKSITNVPKLETINGALDFAGNFSEVELPKLDEVRGQFNMQSSGDLDCEPWEKMKANVRGKFTCRGGVKDPQSRNPSNTGSGPSESSGAAFPGYVPPSGMTILALIGTVVRCAFL; encoded by the exons ATGGCTTTCATCAAGTTCCTCCTCCCGGTCTTGGCTGTCGCCGGCCTAGCAACTGCTGCCGCTGGTGACTGCGACGGCAGAACCATTCGCAACCAAGGCGACGCCGATGGCCTGGCTTCTTGCAGGACCATCGAGGGCGACCTCGAAATTTCCTCCAAAGTCGCCGGATCAATCTCCATTAATGGTGTCCAACGTATCACCGGCAGTCTCATCTGCAAAGAAGCTGAGGACTTGAGGGAACTGAGTGCTTCAAGTTTGTCGAAAATCGAAGACACTTTCATGCTCAGCGGCCTCACTCGTCTGTCTGACCTCAGATTCGACGCCCTCACGGAGGTCGACAACATCAACTTCGAGGCCCTTCCTGCACTTCAACAGCTTACTTTCAGTAAAGTAGTCACTAAGGCAAGCAAACTTCGCGTTACAAACACCGATTTGCGAAATCTCAATGGCATCGACTTGGAGACCGTCGGCGACATGGAAATTAGCAACAACCCTCATATGACCGAGGTCAACGTCAACAAGATAACCAATGCTACTGGTTTCGTCAGCTTCTCTGCCAACTCCGTCAATCTTAAGATCATGTTCCCCAACCTCCAAAATGCCTTGAACATGACCTTCCGTAACGCCAGCGAGGTGTCTCTCCCATCTCTCAAGAAGACTACTGGTCTGCTCGGGTTCTACTCAAACTTTTTCGAAGACTTTTCTGCTCCCAACTTGACTTCTACTGGTGATCTCGTCCTTGTGGACAACTCGAAGCTGTCCAACATTTCATTGCCAGCCTTGGAAACCGTCAGGGGAGCCTTCCAGATTGCTAACAACACCGCCCTTAAGTCTATCACCAATGTCCCCAAGTTGGAGACCATCAACGGCGCTTTGGATTTCGCTGGTAACTTCTCTGA GGTCGAACTTCCAAAGTTGGATGAAGTCCGTGGCCAGTTCAACATGCAAAGCTCTGGTGACCTTGACTGTGAGCCATGGGAGAAGATGAAGGCCAACGTTCGCGGAAAGTTCACTTGCCGTGGTGGCGTAAAGGACCCTCAGTCCCGGAATCCCAGCAACACTGGCTCTGGCCCAAGCGAATCCTCTGGCGCCGCTTTCCCTGGCTACGTCCCCCCAAGTGGAATGACTATCCTGGCTCTCATTGGTACCGTTGTCCGCTGCGCTTTCCTTTAG
- a CDS encoding uncharacterized protein (CAZy:GT62~EggNog:ENOG410PJK0~COG:S~TransMembrane:1 (o32-49i)), producing the protein MLLPKGGITWKSTQAKLAPWRAVLGALSRPRFILTAAIMGLIVLLWRGISHSASEMQSFYCFGPSKPPHKMTANEMVDWHAHLQTPVLFNHHEPYEINSTTVQTVDLNAVHSTPKAVQNKERVLILTPLRDASQYLGKYFDLVSELTYPHDLIDLAFLVGDSKDDTLAVLAAELDRVQGMPGKIPFRSATIVQKDFGVTLDMNVQEKHGYEAQAPRRKAMGKARNFLLSATLKPEHSWVYWRDVDIVDSPKKIIEDFVAHDKDILVPNIWFHRYDENGRDIEGKFDYNSWIESDKGRKLASTLDKDTILVEGYKEFDTGRTYLVSMGDWRKNKDEEVELDGIGGVNIIVKADVHRAGINFPCYAFENQAETEGFAKMAKRAGYQVVGLPNYVVWHIDTEEKGGNLGGRKAY; encoded by the exons ATGTTGCTTCCAAAGGGCGGGATTACGTGGAAGTCCACACAAGCCAAGTTAGCCCCATGGAGGGCCGTGTTGGGCGCTCTGTCGAGACCTCGATTCATACTCACGGCTGCGATCATGGGATTGATCGTGTTACTGTGGAGAGGTATCAGCCATTCAGCATCCGAGATGCAGAG CTTCTACTGTTTCGGACCGTCCAAGCCGCCGCATAAAATGACTGCCAACGAGATGGTGGACTGGCACGCACACCTTCAAACCCCAGTTCTTTTCAACCACCACGAGCCATACGAAATTAATTCAACTACCGTTCAAACCGTTGACTTAAACGCTGTCCACTCAACTCCAAAGGCAGTCCAGAATAAGGAACGTGTCCTTATCCTCACCCCTCTGCGAGACGCCTCGCAGTATCTCGGAAAATACTTCGATCTCGTCTCTGAATTGACCTATCCCCACGACCTTATTGACCTGGCCTTCCTTGTTGGCGATTCAAAAGATGATACACTTGCGGTTTTGGCAGCGGAGTTAGATCGCGTCCAGGGGATGCCTGGCAAGATTCCGTTCCGAAGTGCCACGATCGTTCAGAAGGATTTTGGAGTCACGTTAGACATGAACGTCCAGGAAAAACACGGTTACGAGGCACAGGCTCCGCGCCGAAAGGCTATGGGAAAGGCCAGGAatttccttctctctgctACGCTTAAGCCAGAGCATTCCTGGGTGTACTGGCGCGATGTGGATATCGTGGATAGCCCAAAGAAGATTATTGAGGATTTTGTCGCTCATGACAAGGATATCCTCGTTCCCA ACATCTGGTTCCACAGATACGATGAAAATGGTCGGGACATTGAAGGAAAAT TTGACTACAACTCATGGATCGAATCTGATAAGGGGCGAAAACTCGCGTCTACCCTTGATAAGGACACCATTCTCGTTGAAGGATATAAAGAATTCGATACTGGACGAACCTACCTCGTATCTATGGGTGATTGGAGGAAGAACAAAGATGAAGAGGTCGAGTTGGATGGAATTGGTGGCGTTAACATTATCGTCAAGGCGGATGTTCACAGAGCAG GCATCAATTTTCCCTGCTACGCATTTGAAAACCAGGCCGAAACGGAAGGCTTCGCTAAGATGGCTAAGCGAGCAGGCTATCAAGTTGTCGGACTTCCAAATTACGTCGTATGGCACATCGATACCGAAGAGAAAGGCGGTAATCTCGGCGGCCGGAAGGCCTATTAA